GATCTTGCCCGCGGCAATGAGTTGCATGACGAACTCGACGCCGTGGACCACCTCGTAGTTGCCGCCGAATTGCGGGTACTCGTTCTTGAGCGTGTTGAAGCAGTGCGGGCAGTTGGTGATGATCTTCCTCACCTTGTAACCGTTCAGCACCTCGACCAGCATCTGCGCCATCGTCTGGAAGAGGTACTCGTTGCCAATGCGGCGGGCACTCTCGCCGTTGCACAGTTCCTCGACGCCGAGAATTGCGAAGTCGACCCCGGCGCGCTTGAGCACCTTTGCAAACGCCTGTGTGGTTCGCTTGGCGCGGTCGTCGAATGCACCGGCGCAACCGACATAGAACAAGTACTCCGCTTCGGGTTTGTCGGCCATCGTCGGAATGTCCAGACCTTCGGCCCAGGCGGCCCGCTGGGAGGCATCGACGCCCCACGGGTTGCTCTGCGTCTCCATCTGCTTGAAGGTCCGCGTGAGCTCGGTCGGGAAGCGCGACTCCTCCTGGACGAGATGCCGCCGCATGTCGACGATCTTGTCGACGTACTCGATCAGCACCGGGCAGGCTTCTTCACAGGCGCGGCAGGTCGTGCAGGCCCAGAGAACTTCGTCGTGGATAAGACGCTCGCCGACGACGTTCTCGCCGACCGTGACCGGCTCCGCACCGTCGCCTCCGGCCGGCTTCGCGGCAATGACCTCGGATTGGCGTTCGTACAGATAGTCGCGAAGATTGAGCATGAGCTGTCGCGGCGCCAGATCCTTACCGCTCATGGTCGCGGGGCAATGGGACGAGCAGCGGCCACACTCGGTGCACGAGTACATGTCGAGCACCTGCTTCCAGGTGAACTGGTTGATGTAAGAGGTACCGAATCGCGTCGCGTTCTCGAGGTCCTGCTTGCTGAGCGCCCCGGTCGGCTGCGTCTTCAGAAAGAACACGTTCGGCAGGGAGGTGATGATGTGGAAGTGTTTCGACAGCGGCAGCACGTTCATGAAGACGAGGATGACGCAGTTGTGGAGCCACCACCCGGCGTTGCTCATCAATTCGGCCAGGCCGACGCCCCCCAACGCCAGCAGTGCAAGGCCAACCGCGTGACTGATCGGTTGCCATGGTGTCTCGGCCTGAACCTCAGGATTAGCCGCTTCCACCACAGCACGGCCCCCGTCGTACAGCAGACCGCCGATCATGATCGAGCCGATGAAACACAGGATCACGTAAGCTTCCCAGTGCGACTGGCCGGCGAGCCGATCCTCGGCCGGCCTGAACCCATAGAGACGCTTCGGGTGCGAGACGCCCCAGCGGTACAGCAATACGGCGATCGCACCCAGGACCAGCACTTCCATGATGTCCTTCAGCAGCAGGTACGGACCGCCAAGGAGGTATGGAGAGAACAGGGGCACGTAGAAGTGCGGGAAGAAGGCGCGACCGAACATGGTTACGACCTGGATGGCGAGGATCGTAAAACCCCAGAACACGAAGAAGTGGAGCCAGCCGGCGGTTTGCTCGCTAATGCGCGTATCGGGCCGGGGTTCGCGTTGGACGAACTTCTTCTGACCGAAGGCGTACGTCAGCACGGCCTTGATGCGACGCGGGATGTCGTCGAAACGATCGACGGGTTCGACTTTGGTGAGCACCATGAAACGCCCGTAAAGCGTCCGCGCCAGCATCCCCAGCGCGCTCACCAGCAACAGCGCGAATATGACAGCAGTCCACATCACTGGACCTCCTTGACGAGCGGCCTCCGGAGCAGCGAGAACTACGGTAATCCCCCCGCCGTTTCAAGGTGGACGGAGGCAAGATGGGTGCCCTTATGCCTGCGAGAAGTCTGGCTTTTCTGCAGTGGAGGCCGACCGGCAGCGAGAGATCTCAGGCATCCCGATCGAGGTAGGTGTACTCGTGCAGCCCTTGTTCGTAGTGCCGGCGCAGTCGGGCCGAGTCTTCGAGACTGATCTGTCCGGCCCGCATGGCGACCTCGATGGTACGCCGTACCTTCTCGATGAGCGTACCCTTGTCGTACTGCACGTACCGCAGGACGTCGGTCACGGCATCGCCTTCGACGACGTGCTCCACCTCGTAGCGGCCATCGCGCCCGAGCCGCACATGAACGGCGTCGGTATCGCCGAAGAGGTTGTGCAGATCGCCGAGGATCTCCTGATACGCGCCGACGAGGAAGACGCCGATCAGGTAAGGTTCGCCGTTAAAGGGATGGAGTTCGAGGACGTCTTTGACGTCGCGCTGGTCGATGAAGCGGTCGATCTTGCCGTCGCTGTCGCAGGTCAGGTCCGCGAACACCCCGCGGCGAGTCGGGCGCTCGTTGAGGCGATGGATCGGCATGACTGGGAACAACTGCTTTACCGCCCAGTGGTCCGGCGCCGACTGAAAGACCGAGAAGTTGCCGTAGTAGGTATCCGCCAGACCCTTCTCCAGGGGCTCGAGGTCGTCGGGCACGTACGGCAACTCCCGAACGATGCGGAGGATCTTCTCGCAGCAATCCCAGAACAAGCGCTCGACACGGGCGCGAGCTCGCAGGTCGAGATATCCGAGCGAGAACAGGGTCGACGCTTGCTCCTTGATCTGCAGCGCGTCGTGATAAGCCT
This genomic window from Candidatus Binatia bacterium contains:
- a CDS encoding (Fe-S)-binding protein → MWTAVIFALLLVSALGMLARTLYGRFMVLTKVEPVDRFDDIPRRIKAVLTYAFGQKKFVQREPRPDTRISEQTAGWLHFFVFWGFTILAIQVVTMFGRAFFPHFYVPLFSPYLLGGPYLLLKDIMEVLVLGAIAVLLYRWGVSHPKRLYGFRPAEDRLAGQSHWEAYVILCFIGSIMIGGLLYDGGRAVVEAANPEVQAETPWQPISHAVGLALLALGGVGLAELMSNAGWWLHNCVILVFMNVLPLSKHFHIITSLPNVFFLKTQPTGALSKQDLENATRFGTSYINQFTWKQVLDMYSCTECGRCSSHCPATMSGKDLAPRQLMLNLRDYLYERQSEVIAAKPAGGDGAEPVTVGENVVGERLIHDEVLWACTTCRACEEACPVLIEYVDKIVDMRRHLVQEESRFPTELTRTFKQMETQSNPWGVDASQRAAWAEGLDIPTMADKPEAEYLFYVGCAGAFDDRAKRTTQAFAKVLKRAGVDFAILGVEELCNGESARRIGNEYLFQTMAQMLVEVLNGYKVRKIITNCPHCFNTLKNEYPQFGGNYEVVHGVEFVMQLIAAGKIDFKTNGSKAITYHDSCYLGRYNGVFDAPRDILARIPGVILREMERSRKFGMCCGAGGGRMWMEEEPTKRVNFQRVEQALETKPDVIAVACPFCMTMVDDGIKSKNLEEKVQALDVMELVAENMR